In the genome of Saccharomonospora viridis DSM 43017, one region contains:
- a CDS encoding OsmC family peroxiredoxin gives MATRDATTHWTGGLNSGTGTLTLDSSNSARFTVSFPRRIGEPEGTTSPEELIAAAQASCLAMNLAGTLEKEGLTANSIDANASVTVEPSNGGLSINNVDVTLRASVDGIDEERFSTIAQKAKDTCPVSRALAGTTITLHASLA, from the coding sequence ATGGCCACACGCGATGCGACCACTCACTGGACCGGTGGACTGAACTCCGGCACGGGCACGTTGACACTCGACTCGTCCAACTCGGCACGGTTCACGGTCTCCTTCCCCCGTCGAATCGGCGAGCCCGAAGGGACCACCAGTCCCGAGGAGCTGATCGCCGCGGCCCAGGCGTCCTGCCTGGCGATGAATCTCGCGGGCACTTTGGAGAAGGAGGGACTGACCGCCAACTCCATCGACGCGAACGCCTCGGTGACCGTCGAGCCCAGCAACGGTGGACTGAGCATCAACAACGTCGACGTCACCCTGCGCGCCTCGGTGGACGGCATCGACGAGGAGCGGTTCAGCACGATCGCCCAGAAGGCCAAGGACACGTGCCCGGTGAGTCGTGCGCTCGCCGGCACCACGATCACCCTCCACGCGTCCTTGGCCTGA
- a CDS encoding beta-ketoacyl synthase N-terminal-like domain-containing protein, with amino-acid sequence MSPRGGIEICGVGAVTGYGWGRRALWEGLRSAKPAATLTRGYGFDHFDDADVESGKSDNSSDNSTVSGENCGWVARVPHGGDSADGRGRFARAMRAAAREAIEDALRRGWCRGRRVGLLHAVVLGEVDLWKDFYLAERGDLKAREYLALMPSTPVSTLMQEYGFHGPAMNVSAMCASGNAGLLTAKLWLDAGIVDDVVFVATDLSLTPENVRHFVRLGVTVVDAEPLDGCRPFQEGSRGFVMGEASVAFVLSRNTHAGYATVLGGAMTHDAYHVTSIDPELSQVRRCLTEALDDAGVSAGDIGYLNTHGPGTRQCDAAESTLADELFGADTGMYSVKPLVGHCQGAAAAVELAVTALGYEYGYVPAPPRVARAHPKLRNGVVDIDDRLTLKSSLGMGGHNSAVVLAPPE; translated from the coding sequence GTGAGCCCACGAGGCGGAATCGAAATCTGTGGAGTCGGAGCGGTCACCGGCTACGGTTGGGGTCGGAGAGCGCTGTGGGAGGGTTTGCGGTCGGCGAAACCGGCGGCGACACTCACCCGTGGTTACGGTTTTGACCACTTCGACGACGCCGATGTCGAAAGTGGCAAAAGCGACAACAGTAGCGACAACAGTACAGTCTCGGGAGAGAACTGCGGTTGGGTCGCTCGGGTGCCGCACGGAGGCGATTCCGCGGACGGTAGAGGACGATTCGCCCGTGCCATGCGAGCGGCGGCCCGAGAGGCCATTGAGGATGCGCTGCGGCGCGGCTGGTGCCGCGGGCGTCGCGTGGGTCTGCTCCATGCCGTCGTGCTCGGCGAGGTCGACCTGTGGAAGGACTTCTACCTCGCAGAACGCGGCGATCTCAAAGCCAGGGAGTACCTGGCGTTGATGCCCTCGACGCCGGTGTCCACTTTGATGCAGGAGTACGGCTTCCACGGGCCTGCCATGAACGTCTCCGCCATGTGCGCTTCGGGCAACGCGGGCCTGCTCACCGCCAAACTGTGGTTGGACGCGGGGATCGTCGACGACGTGGTGTTCGTGGCCACCGACCTGTCACTCACCCCGGAGAACGTCCGCCATTTCGTGCGCCTGGGGGTCACGGTGGTGGACGCCGAGCCCCTCGACGGATGTCGACCGTTCCAAGAGGGCAGCCGCGGATTCGTGATGGGTGAGGCGTCCGTGGCGTTCGTGCTGTCCCGGAACACACATGCCGGGTACGCCACGGTGTTGGGTGGTGCCATGACCCACGACGCCTACCACGTGACGTCGATCGATCCCGAACTGTCGCAGGTGCGGCGGTGCCTCACGGAGGCGCTCGACGACGCGGGTGTGTCGGCGGGTGACATCGGATACCTCAACACGCACGGACCCGGCACCCGACAGTGTGACGCGGCGGAATCGACCCTCGCCGACGAACTGTTCGGAGCCGATACGGGGATGTACTCGGTCAAACCACTGGTGGGGCACTGTCAGGGCGCGGCGGCGGCCGTTGAGTTGGCGGTCACCGCATTGGGTTACGAGTACGGTTACGTCCCCGCACCGCCCCGGGTGGCCCGGGCCCACCCGAAGTTGCGTAACGGCGTGGTGGACATCGACGACCGACTCACCCTGAAGTCGTCGTTGGGCATGGGCGGCCACAACTCGGCCGTCGTCCTCGCCCCGCCCGAGTGA